AATTTGCAATATAATTGCAAAATATTAAATTTTATTATATACTGCTCTAAAATAAAAACAAAGGGGTTAAAATGAAAATTTTAGCAATGATTTTTCTTGGAGCAAGTTTATTGTTTGGAGCTGTTGATATAAACAGTGCGAATCAAAAAGAGCTTAGTAGCATTAATGGAATTGGTGCTAAAAAAGCCGATGCAATTATTGAGTATAGAACTGCTAATTGTTTTAAAAACATAGATGAGCTTGTGAATATAAAAGGTATTGGATTAAAGACGGTTGAAAAGAATAGGGCAAACTTGACTGCAAGTGAGTGT
The sequence above is drawn from the Candidatus Sulfurimonas baltica genome and encodes:
- a CDS encoding ComEA family DNA-binding protein → MKILAMIFLGASLLFGAVDINSANQKELSSINGIGAKKADAIIEYRTANCFKNIDELVNIKGIGLKTVEKNRANLTASECK